CACCGTCATCAGCCAGCCGCCCGGGTTGGCGGGCACGCCCTCCACCGGCCACCGGGTCAGCGCGAGCGCCGACGCCTCCTGGGCGCAGTCCTCGGCCAGGGTCCAGTCGCCGGTCACCCGGATCAGCGTCGCGACGATCCGGGCGTACGAGCCGGTGCTCGCGGCGGCGACGGCGTCGGCCACCGCGAGCCGCCCGGTGGGGCCGTCAGCCATCCAGGCTCACGATCGGGCGCAGTTCGAGCCGTCCCTCACGGGCCATCGGGTGGGCGCGCGCCACCTCGATCGCCTCGTCCAGGTCGGCGCACTCCAGCAGATCGAAGCCCACGATCACCTCCTTGGTCTCGGCGAACGGGCCGTCGGAGAGCAGCAACTCCCCGTTGCGGACGCGGACCGTGGTGGCCGCCGTCGTCTCTGCCAGGGCGTCACCCGTCAGCCGCCGGCCCCGGGCGTCGTTCTCCGCGACCCACGCCTCGACGTCCGGCCAGTCGGTCCGGTCGGTGTCCGGCTCGCTGTCGGTGCAGACGAACATCAGGTACTTCATGCCGCTCCTCGATGTCGGGTTCTCACCAGGGTGACGAACGGGCGACCCGGTTCCGGACAACGCGCGACCGCCGATCTCAGAATCTCGCGCTGTCACAGACGGGCGTTGACACCCATGGTGTTCCACCCGTCGGCCACGACGCCTGGCGGGGCGGCGGAGGGCGGGTTGGCGACGGCCTTCGCGCCCTCACTGCTGGTCGAGCAGGAACGGCACGTCCGGGCAGCTCAGGCACACGAAGACGCGCAGCGCGCCGTGCCGGCCCACGACCACTCCGGTCGGCTCGTACGGGTCGTCGTCCGGATCGCCGTCCGTCCG
The sequence above is drawn from the Micromonospora sp. M71_S20 genome and encodes:
- a CDS encoding YciI family protein; translated protein: MKYLMFVCTDSEPDTDRTDWPDVEAWVAENDARGRRLTGDALAETTAATTVRVRNGELLLSDGPFAETKEVIVGFDLLECADLDEAIEVARAHPMAREGRLELRPIVSLDG